A stretch of Lathyrus oleraceus cultivar Zhongwan6 chromosome 6, CAAS_Psat_ZW6_1.0, whole genome shotgun sequence DNA encodes these proteins:
- the LOC127097861 gene encoding cytosolic Fe-S cluster assembly factor NBP35 has protein sequence MEQGDIPEDANEHCPGPQSDSAGKSDACEGCPNQEICATAPKGPDPDMVAIAERMATVKHKILVLSGKGGVGKSTFSAQLAFALAARDFQVGLLDIDICGPSIPKMLGLEGQEIHQSNLGWSPVYVESNLGVMSIGFMLPHPDEAVIWRGPRKNGLIKQFLKDVYWGELDFLIVDAPPGTSDEHISIVQCLDPNNVDGAIIVTTPQQVSLIDVKKEVNFCKKVGVKVLGVVENMSGLSQPITNLKFMKITDNGEMKDVTEWISEYMREKAPEMLNLIACSEVFDSSGGGASKMCTEMEVPFLGKVPLDPQLCKAAEEGRSCFADKNCVVSAPALQKIIDKLMETSGLSMTVSNGV, from the exons ATGGAGCAGGGAGATATACCCGAGGATGCTAACGAGC ATTGCCCAGGTCCTCAGTCTGATTCTGCTGGAAAATCTGATGCATGTGAAGGATGCCCAAATCAGGAAATTTGTGCCACTGCCCCCAAAGGACCTGACCCTG ATATGGTTGCTATTGCCGAAAGAATGGCCACTGTGAAACATAAGATATTGGTCTTATCAGGAAAGGGAGGTGTTGGCAAGAGCACATTTTCTGCACAGCTAGCATTTGCTTTAGCTGCAAGGGATTTTCAAGTTGGTCTTCTTGATATTGACATTTGTGGTCCAAGCATCCCAAAGATGCTTGGCCTAGAAGGTCAAGAGATACACCAGAGCAACCTTGGGTGGTCTCCTGTCTATGTGGAGTCTAATCTTGGGGTCATGTCGATTGGGTTCATGCTTCCTCATCCAGATGAAGCTGTTATATGGAGAGGTCCTCGCAAAAACGGGCTTATCAAGCAGTTTTTGAAAGACGTTTACTGGGGTGAACTTGATTTTCTAATTGTTGATGCCCCACCCGGAACATCTGATGAACACATTTCAATTGTTCAATGCCTGGATCCCAATAATGTAGATGGTGCAATCATTGTTACCACTCCTCAACAAGTCTCTCTCATTGATGTGAAAAAAGAAGTGAATTTTTGTAAGAAAGTTGGAGTGAAAGTTCTTGGGGTGGTAGAGAATATGAGTGGCCTCTCCCAGCCCATCACAAATCTCAAGTTTATGAAGATTACAGATAATGGTGAAATGAAAGATGTAACAGAATGGATATCCGAATACATGAGAGAAAAAGCCCCTGAAATGCTGAATCTAATCGCGTGCAGTGAAGTATTTGATAGCAGTGGCGGTGGAGCATCAAAGATGTGCACGGAGATGGAGGTACCCTTTCTTGGTAAGGTTCCTTTAGACCCGCAGCTTTGCAAGGCAGCTGAAGAAGGTAGATCGTGTTTTGCAGATAAAAATTGTGTTGTGAGTGCTCCAGCGTTACAAAAGATAATAGATAAGTTGATGGAAACTAGTGGGTTGTCAATGACGGTAAGTAATGGAGTGTAG
- the LOC127097860 gene encoding zinc transporter 4, chloroplastic isoform X1, producing the protein MFLIEVFTTNSSCKISESELCRDESTALILKFVAMASILVAGFSGIAIPLLGKRRGVLRGDGEVLPAAKAFAAGVILATGFVHMLKDAWEALNHSCLKSYSRVWSEFPFAGFFAMVAALFTLLVDFVGTQYYERKQRGGVAVEHGEVVGVVDELEEELLGEGIVEIKEESSSGSGGGGMHIVGMHAHASHHRHSHQNHHDDDEVQHGHGHGHSRSFGENDDVEGSIRHVVVSQVLELGIVSHSMIIGLSLGVSQSPCTMRPLIAALSFHQFFEGFALGGCISEAKFKTSSATIMACFFALTTPLGVAIGTLIASNFNPYSPGALITEGILDSFSAGILVYMALVDLIAADFLSKRMRCSFRLQILCFCLLFLGAGFMSSLALWA; encoded by the exons ATGTTTTTAATCGAGGTTTTCACTACCAACTCGAGCTGCAAAATCAGTGAGTCAGAGCTATGTCGCGACGAGTCAACAGCGTTAATTCTAAAATTCGTGGCGATGGCGTCAATTCTAGTAGCGGGATTTTCCGGAATCGCGATACCGCTACTAGGAAAGCGGCGTGGAGTATTACGAGGCGACGGAGAGGTTTTACCGGCGGCGAAGGCTTTTGCGGCGGGAGTGATATTAGCGACGGGGTTTGTTCACATGCTTAAGGACGCGTGGGAAGCACTGAACCATAGTTGTTTGAAATCTTACTCGCGCGTGTGGTCCGAGTTTCCATTTGCCGGTTTTTTCGCGATGGTGGCAGCGTTGTTTACTCTTTTAGTTGACTTTGTTGGAACACAATACTATGAAAGGAAACAACGTGGCGGTGTGGCCGTGGAACACGGAGAGGTTGTCGGTGTCGTTGATGAGTTGGAGGAGGAATTGTTGGGAGAGGGGATTGTGGAAATTAAGGAAGAGAGTAGTAGTGGCAGTGGCGGTGGTGGGATGCATATTGTGGGGATGCATGCACATGCGTCGCACCATAGACATTCTCATCAGAACcatcatgatgatgatgaagtacaacatggacatggaCATGGTCATTCTCGTTCTTTCGGAGAGAACGATGACGTGGAAGGTAGTATCCGCCATGTGGTTGTTTCGCAG GTATTGGAACTTGGAATAGTTTCACATTCCATGATAATTGGGCTATCACTAGGAGTTTCACAAAGTCCATGCACAATGAGACCCTTAATTGCAGCACTATCCTTTCATCAATTCTTTGAAGGATTTGCACTTGGTGGTTGCATATCAGAAGCCAAATTTAAGACATCATCAGCAACAATAATGGCATGTTTTTTTGCACTAACAACACCACTTGGTGTTGCAATTGGGACATTAATTGCCTCGAATTTTAATCCTTATAGTCCTGGTGCTCTTATAACGGAAGGTATATTGGATTCTTTTTCAGCTGGAATTTTAGTGTATATGGCTTTGGTGGATTTAATAGCTGCTGATTTTCTTAGTAAGAGAATGCGATGTAGTTTTAGGCTTCAGATTTTGTGTTTTTGTTTGCTTTTTCTTGGGGCTGGATTTATGTCCTCACTTGCACTTTGGGCATGA
- the LOC127097860 gene encoding zinc transporter 4, chloroplastic isoform X3 encodes MFLIEVFTTNSSCKISESELCRDESTALILKFVAMASILVAGFSGIAIPLLGKRRGVLRGDGEVLPAAKAFAAGVILATGFVHMLKDAWEALNHSCLKSYSRVWSEFPFAGFFAMVAALFTLLVDFVGTQYYERKQRGGVAVEHGEVVGVVDELEEELLGEGIVEIKEESSSGSGGGGMHIVGMHAHASHHRHSHQNHHDDDEVQHGHGHGHSRSFGENDDVEGSIRHVVVSQVLELGIVSHSMIIGLSLGVSQSPCTMRPLIAALSFHQFFEGFALGGCISEAKFKTSSATIMACFFALTTPLGVAIGTLIASNFNPYSPGALITEEV; translated from the exons ATGTTTTTAATCGAGGTTTTCACTACCAACTCGAGCTGCAAAATCAGTGAGTCAGAGCTATGTCGCGACGAGTCAACAGCGTTAATTCTAAAATTCGTGGCGATGGCGTCAATTCTAGTAGCGGGATTTTCCGGAATCGCGATACCGCTACTAGGAAAGCGGCGTGGAGTATTACGAGGCGACGGAGAGGTTTTACCGGCGGCGAAGGCTTTTGCGGCGGGAGTGATATTAGCGACGGGGTTTGTTCACATGCTTAAGGACGCGTGGGAAGCACTGAACCATAGTTGTTTGAAATCTTACTCGCGCGTGTGGTCCGAGTTTCCATTTGCCGGTTTTTTCGCGATGGTGGCAGCGTTGTTTACTCTTTTAGTTGACTTTGTTGGAACACAATACTATGAAAGGAAACAACGTGGCGGTGTGGCCGTGGAACACGGAGAGGTTGTCGGTGTCGTTGATGAGTTGGAGGAGGAATTGTTGGGAGAGGGGATTGTGGAAATTAAGGAAGAGAGTAGTAGTGGCAGTGGCGGTGGTGGGATGCATATTGTGGGGATGCATGCACATGCGTCGCACCATAGACATTCTCATCAGAACcatcatgatgatgatgaagtacaacatggacatggaCATGGTCATTCTCGTTCTTTCGGAGAGAACGATGACGTGGAAGGTAGTATCCGCCATGTGGTTGTTTCGCAG GTATTGGAACTTGGAATAGTTTCACATTCCATGATAATTGGGCTATCACTAGGAGTTTCACAAAGTCCATGCACAATGAGACCCTTAATTGCAGCACTATCCTTTCATCAATTCTTTGAAGGATTTGCACTTGGTGGTTGCATATCAGAAGCCAAATTTAAGACATCATCAGCAACAATAATGGCATGTTTTTTTGCACTAACAACACCACTTGGTGTTGCAATTGGGACATTAATTGCCTCGAATTTTAATCCTTATAGTCCTGGTGCTCTTATAACGGAAG AAGTGTAG
- the LOC127097860 gene encoding zinc transporter 4, chloroplastic isoform X2, which translates to MFLIEVFTTNSSCKISESELCRDESTALILKFVAMASILVAGFSGIAIPLLGKRRGVLRGDGEVLPAAKAFAAGVILATGFVHMLKDAWEALNHSCLKSYSRVWSEFPFAGFFAMVAALFTLLVDFVGTQYYERKQRGGVAVEHGEVVGVVDELEEELLGEGIVEIKEESSSGSGGGGMHIVGMHAHASHHRHSHQNHHDDDEVQHGHGHGHSRSFGENDDVEGSIRHVVVSQVLELGIVSHSMIIGLSLGVSQSPCTMRPLIAALSFHQFFEGFALGGCISEAKFKTSSATIMACFFALTTPLGVAIGTLIASNFNPYSPGALITEVVVWLKLCLEV; encoded by the exons ATGTTTTTAATCGAGGTTTTCACTACCAACTCGAGCTGCAAAATCAGTGAGTCAGAGCTATGTCGCGACGAGTCAACAGCGTTAATTCTAAAATTCGTGGCGATGGCGTCAATTCTAGTAGCGGGATTTTCCGGAATCGCGATACCGCTACTAGGAAAGCGGCGTGGAGTATTACGAGGCGACGGAGAGGTTTTACCGGCGGCGAAGGCTTTTGCGGCGGGAGTGATATTAGCGACGGGGTTTGTTCACATGCTTAAGGACGCGTGGGAAGCACTGAACCATAGTTGTTTGAAATCTTACTCGCGCGTGTGGTCCGAGTTTCCATTTGCCGGTTTTTTCGCGATGGTGGCAGCGTTGTTTACTCTTTTAGTTGACTTTGTTGGAACACAATACTATGAAAGGAAACAACGTGGCGGTGTGGCCGTGGAACACGGAGAGGTTGTCGGTGTCGTTGATGAGTTGGAGGAGGAATTGTTGGGAGAGGGGATTGTGGAAATTAAGGAAGAGAGTAGTAGTGGCAGTGGCGGTGGTGGGATGCATATTGTGGGGATGCATGCACATGCGTCGCACCATAGACATTCTCATCAGAACcatcatgatgatgatgaagtacaacatggacatggaCATGGTCATTCTCGTTCTTTCGGAGAGAACGATGACGTGGAAGGTAGTATCCGCCATGTGGTTGTTTCGCAG GTATTGGAACTTGGAATAGTTTCACATTCCATGATAATTGGGCTATCACTAGGAGTTTCACAAAGTCCATGCACAATGAGACCCTTAATTGCAGCACTATCCTTTCATCAATTCTTTGAAGGATTTGCACTTGGTGGTTGCATATCAGAAGCCAAATTTAAGACATCATCAGCAACAATAATGGCATGTTTTTTTGCACTAACAACACCACTTGGTGTTGCAATTGGGACATTAATTGCCTCGAATTTTAATCCTTATAGTCCTGGTGCTCTTATAACGGAAG TTGTGGTGTGGTTGAAGTTGTGTTTAGAAGTGTAG